One genomic window of Pseudomonadales bacterium includes the following:
- a CDS encoding cobyric acid synthase → MPLSGKPSTQTLMVQGTTSDAGKSMLVAGLCRVLARKGVKVAPFKPQNMALNSAVTAAGGEIGRAQALQAEACYLEPHTDMNPVLLKPSSDTGAQVIVHGKAVSNLNARDYHNYKQTAMQAVLDSHQRLSEQYDVIVVEGAGSPAEINLRDNDIANMGFAEAVDCPVILVADIDRGGVFAHLVGTLQLLSESEQKRVVGFVINKFRGDLGLLQPGIDWLETFTGKPVLGVLPYLHGLHLDAEDAVNSEQVLADNKPTLKVVVPVFSRISNHTDFDVLRLHPQVDLKFIGPGVLGEDQPVPEADLIILPGSKNVRKDLQWLEDNGWRSVIERHLRYGGKLMGICGGYQMLGTSVADPEGIEDLPGTSLGLDLLQINTELKPQKQLMKTNGKLYSGQRVQGYEIHCGVTTGAGLERYLLQLDDGRTDGARSADGQVCGSYLHGLFDVPDALAALLQWAGLHNAVGIDQSAGRDQALNRLADEVEQNLSLDFLLPCWQNSELNSD, encoded by the coding sequence ATGCCGCTCTCAGGTAAGCCTTCAACCCAAACCCTCATGGTTCAGGGTACAACCTCCGATGCCGGAAAAAGTATGCTGGTGGCGGGGCTGTGTCGGGTACTGGCGCGCAAAGGTGTCAAAGTGGCGCCGTTCAAACCGCAGAATATGGCGCTCAACAGCGCGGTAACGGCGGCGGGGGGTGAAATTGGTCGTGCGCAGGCGTTGCAGGCTGAGGCCTGTTACCTCGAGCCGCATACAGATATGAACCCGGTGTTGTTAAAGCCCTCCAGCGACACGGGCGCCCAAGTAATTGTTCACGGTAAAGCTGTTTCCAATCTCAATGCCCGCGATTATCACAACTACAAGCAAACGGCGATGCAGGCGGTGCTCGACTCTCACCAACGGTTGTCCGAGCAGTACGATGTGATTGTGGTTGAAGGTGCCGGAAGTCCGGCAGAGATTAACCTTCGCGATAACGATATTGCCAATATGGGATTTGCCGAAGCCGTGGATTGCCCGGTAATTCTGGTTGCCGATATTGACCGGGGCGGTGTCTTTGCGCACCTGGTAGGTACGTTGCAACTGCTTTCAGAATCCGAACAAAAGCGCGTGGTTGGTTTTGTGATCAACAAGTTTCGAGGTGATCTTGGGTTATTGCAGCCGGGTATCGACTGGCTTGAGACATTCACCGGCAAGCCGGTACTGGGTGTGCTGCCTTATTTACACGGGTTACACCTCGATGCGGAGGATGCCGTTAACAGCGAGCAGGTTCTGGCTGACAACAAGCCGACTCTGAAAGTAGTGGTGCCGGTATTTTCACGTATCAGCAATCATACGGATTTTGATGTGTTGCGATTACACCCTCAGGTCGATTTGAAATTCATTGGCCCCGGAGTATTAGGTGAAGATCAACCGGTTCCAGAGGCGGATCTGATTATTCTTCCAGGCAGCAAAAATGTTCGTAAAGATCTGCAATGGCTTGAAGATAACGGGTGGCGAAGCGTTATAGAGCGGCACCTGCGGTATGGCGGCAAATTGATGGGAATTTGTGGTGGTTATCAGATGCTGGGCACATCTGTTGCTGATCCTGAAGGCATTGAAGATCTGCCTGGCACATCATTGGGTCTCGATCTCTTGCAGATTAATACTGAGCTAAAACCGCAAAAGCAGCTAATGAAAACCAATGGAAAGCTGTATTCCGGGCAGAGGGTTCAAGGATACGAAATACATTGCGGTGTCACCACCGGAGCGGGATTGGAGCGATACCTGCTGCAACTGGATGACGGCCGGACAGATGGCGCAAGATCTGCGGATGGGCAGGTATGTGGCAGTTATTTGCATGGCTTGTTTGATGTGCCCGATGCGCTGGCGGCATTGCTGCAGTGGGCGGGGTTGCACAATGCCGTTGGTATTGATCAGAGTGCTGGTCGTGACCAGGCATTAAACCGTCTGGCCGATGAGGTTGAGCAGAATCTATCGCTGGATTTCCTGCTACCTTGCTGGCAGAACAGTGAGCTCAATTCAGATTGA
- a CDS encoding cobyrinate a,c-diamide synthase — protein MTKSVSCPALLVSAPASGQGKTTVVAALARYHRNQGRHVRVFKTGPDFIDPMIHEQASGNPVYQLDLWMVGESQSKQLLFEAALEADLILIEGVMGLYDGEPSSADLAVCFGVPVAAVIDASAMAQTFGAIASGLASYRPEMEFAGVIANRVASEGHGEMLQQSIASQSHWLGSLPRAEDITLPERHLGLYQAADIDDLDKKLDAAAELIGLTPMARLPKPVSFTLFREQVVSPLLQGQRIAVAKDPAFSFVYRANLDLLTAMGAEITFFSPLEDNALPVADSVYLPGGYPELYLSQLSANQEMKLAINEHCQSGKPMVAECGGMLYLLETLTDKMGNSGDMAGVIPASASIQKRLAGLGAQAADLGSGELRGHTFHYSSFDKAPSFELYATRHPRGTEGEGVLKNDGLVASYVHWYFPSNPQAAADLFLQNDAQPKSGQ, from the coding sequence GTGACAAAGTCTGTTAGCTGCCCCGCATTGTTGGTTAGTGCGCCTGCCTCTGGGCAGGGCAAGACTACTGTTGTGGCGGCTCTGGCACGCTATCACCGCAATCAGGGGCGGCATGTTCGGGTGTTTAAAACCGGGCCGGATTTCATCGATCCGATGATTCACGAGCAAGCGTCCGGGAATCCGGTTTATCAGCTCGATCTCTGGATGGTGGGTGAAAGTCAGAGCAAACAGTTGTTGTTTGAAGCCGCTCTGGAAGCGGATCTGATTTTGATTGAAGGCGTGATGGGACTTTACGATGGAGAGCCCAGCAGTGCCGACCTGGCTGTGTGTTTTGGTGTGCCGGTTGCCGCAGTAATTGATGCCTCCGCAATGGCGCAAACATTTGGTGCCATCGCCAGTGGTCTGGCTTCTTATCGCCCTGAAATGGAGTTTGCCGGAGTGATTGCCAACCGGGTTGCCAGTGAAGGGCATGGTGAGATGTTACAGCAGAGTATTGCCAGCCAGAGTCATTGGTTGGGCAGCCTGCCCAGAGCTGAAGACATTACGTTGCCCGAGCGTCATTTGGGGCTTTACCAGGCGGCAGACATTGACGATCTGGATAAAAAACTGGATGCGGCTGCCGAGTTGATTGGCCTGACGCCTATGGCCCGGTTACCTAAGCCTGTATCTTTCACTTTGTTTCGTGAACAGGTGGTATCGCCCTTATTGCAGGGGCAGCGAATTGCGGTAGCGAAAGACCCGGCATTCAGCTTTGTGTATCGTGCGAACCTGGATTTATTAACCGCAATGGGAGCTGAGATTACGTTTTTTTCACCCTTGGAAGACAACGCTCTGCCCGTAGCCGACAGTGTTTATTTGCCGGGAGGGTATCCGGAGCTTTATCTGAGCCAGCTATCGGCAAACCAGGAAATGAAGTTGGCCATTAACGAGCACTGCCAAAGCGGGAAGCCAATGGTGGCTGAGTGTGGCGGTATGCTTTATTTACTGGAAACGCTGACAGACAAAATGGGTAATAGTGGTGACATGGCGGGTGTTATCCCAGCCAGCGCCAGTATCCAGAAACGGTTGGCTGGCCTGGGTGCGCAAGCAGCGGATCTTGGCTCAGGTGAGCTGCGCGGGCACACTTTTCATTATTCAAGTTTTGATAAAGCGCCGTCTTTTGAACTGTATGCGACACGTCACCCCCGCGGGACAGAAGGTGAAGGGGTGCTGAAAAATGATGGGCTGGTGGCGTCTTATGTTCACTGGTATTTCCCCTCGAACCCTCAGGCGGCAGCAGATTTGTTTTTACAAAATGACGCACAACCAAAGTCAGGACAGTAA
- the cobO gene encoding cob(I)yrinic acid a,c-diamide adenosyltransferase, whose translation MTDLSNESTASESTAKNAKHKRAMEKQKAKVDARVDEASIERGVLILLTGNGKGKSSSAFGMVMRALGYHHKVGVVQFIKGAQLSGEELYLKELAKQPDSNVDLYQMGTGFTWNTQDRTSDIEAAERTWAVAEKMLQDESYNLVVLDELTYMIAYKYLDENRVLEALKNSPVEQSVVVTGRGGGSALQALADTVSEIKEVKHAFKAGIKARQGVDY comes from the coding sequence ATGACGGATCTTTCCAATGAAAGTACGGCCAGTGAAAGTACGGCTAAGAACGCCAAACACAAAAGGGCAATGGAAAAGCAAAAAGCCAAGGTTGACGCCCGTGTTGACGAGGCATCCATTGAGCGCGGTGTGCTGATTTTACTGACAGGTAATGGCAAGGGCAAAAGCAGCTCTGCTTTCGGCATGGTGATGCGGGCATTGGGCTATCACCACAAGGTGGGGGTAGTCCAGTTTATCAAAGGCGCTCAGTTGTCCGGTGAAGAGCTGTATTTGAAAGAACTGGCGAAGCAGCCGGATTCCAATGTGGACTTGTACCAGATGGGCACAGGCTTTACCTGGAATACTCAGGATCGCACCTCGGATATTGAAGCCGCAGAGCGAACCTGGGCTGTTGCGGAAAAGATGCTGCAGGACGAAAGCTATAACCTGGTTGTACTGGATGAACTAACCTACATGATTGCCTACAAATACCTGGACGAAAACCGGGTGTTGGAGGCGCTGAAAAACAGCCCGGTTGAGCAAAGTGTTGTCGTTACTGGCCGAGGTGGCGGCTCGGCTTTGCAGGCGTTGGCCGATACGGTTTCCGAAATCAAGGAAGTCAAACATGCGTTTAAGGCGGGGATTAAAGCGCGCCAGGGTGTTGATTATTAA